A stretch of the Dioscorea cayenensis subsp. rotundata cultivar TDr96_F1 chromosome 4, TDr96_F1_v2_PseudoChromosome.rev07_lg8_w22 25.fasta, whole genome shotgun sequence genome encodes the following:
- the LOC120258580 gene encoding probable LRR receptor-like serine/threonine-protein kinase At1g34110 produces the protein MLLSQLLNFITTTFIILVFSTTATAANLSLPHPLISFLESLPQSSQRLLLWNNTLPPCQWPGVSCSSNSTSITSIDVSSLGLSGQLSSSAPHLCRITTLREIILSYNNFSGPIPPSLFHCPSLTSLRLGFNSLSGPIPPDVLLATHLTELVLSNNFLSGSIPKQLLRLPHLQLLNLHSNNLTGPLPDFPPSCSVSKLNLNKNILSGPLPPTLSNCVNLTEFLVSSNKLSGIITSDAFVGLRSLQCLFMENNDFTGELPRSLLGLTGLTVLVLSKNQFNGTIPEAIGHLQSLTEIFLWGNNLTGPIPRSVGTLALLKTLELSSNQLVGPLPSELGNCSSLVELLLQFNLIGGPIPPEISNLKKLEKLYLFDNELEGIIPPQIGNMTSLIDLQLYNNSLSFRIPAEVVYLRNLRYMSLAFNKLSGEVPGELGRNLSYGLVKLDLTGNDFHGLIPPYLCEGG, from the coding sequence ATGTTGTTGTCTCAGTTGCTCAACTTCATCACCACCACCTTCATCATTTTGGTCTTCTCAACCACCGCCACCGCCGCCAACCTTTCACTCCCTCACCCTCTCATCTCCTTCCTTGAAAGCCTCCCACAATCCTCACAGCGCCTGCTTCTCTGGAACAACACCCTGCCACCCTGCCAATGGCCGGGTGTCTCCTGCTCTTCCAACTCAACAAGCATCACCTCAATCGACGTCTCGAGCCTCGGCCTCTCCGGCCAACTCTCCTCCTCCGCTCCCCATCTCTGCCGTATCACCACCCTCCGTGAGATCATTCTCAGCTACAACAACTTCTCCGGCCCTATTCCCCCTTCCCTCTTCCACTGTCCTTCACTCACCAGCCTCCGCCTTGGCTTCAACTCCCTCTCCGGTCCCATCCCTCCGGACGTCCTCCTCGCCACCCATCTCACTGAGCTCGTCCTTAGCAACAACTTCCTCTCTGGCAGCATTCCCAAACAACTCCTCCGCCTCCCCCACCTCCAACTTCTAAATCTCCACAGTAATAATCTCACTGGCCCTTTACCTGACTTCCCACCTTCATGCTCTGTTTCCAAgctcaatctcaacaaaaacataCTCTCTGGCCCTCTCCCTCCTACTCTTTCCAACTGCGTCAACCTCACCGAGTTCTTAGTTTCTTCAAACAAGCTCTCGGGTATCATCACTAGTGATGCCTTTGTGGGTCTTCGGAGTCTGCAGTGCCTCTTCATGGAAAACAATGACTTCACCGGCGAGTTGCCGAGGAGTTTGCTTGGTCTCACTGGTTTGACAGTGCTGGTCCTTTCTAAAAACCAGTTTAATGGCACTATACCTGAAGCCATTGGCCACCTTCAGTCTCTGACCGAGATTTTCCTCTGGGGGAACAATCTCACCGGCCCCATTCCTCGCTCTGTAGGTACTCTTGCACTTCTGAAAACTCTGGAGCTTTCAAGTAACCAGCTTGTGGGGCCTTTACCATCCGAGCTTGGGAACTGCAGTTCCTTGGTTGAACTTCTGCTTCAGTTTAATCTCATTGGAGGTCCTATCCCACCGGAGATTTCCAATCTGAAGAAGCTGGAGAAGCTCTACCTCTTTGATAACGAATTGGAGGGAATCATTCCACCGCAGATTGGAAACATGACCAGTCTCATCGACTTGCAGCTTTACAACAACAGCTTGAGTTTCCGGATTCCTGCAGAGGTCGTTTACTTGAGGAACTTGAGGTATATGTCATTGGCTTTCAACAAGCTTTCCGGCGAGGTGCCTGGGGAACTTGGCCGGAACTTGTCCTATGGCTTGGTGAAGTTGGACTTGACtggaaatgatttccatgggcTAATACCTCCATATCTCTGTGAAGGGGGGTAA